Sequence from the Actinocatenispora sera genome:
GCGCTCGGGCTCTCGGAGTCGAGCAGCACGTCGCCGTCGAAGGCCAACCGCGCGTCCCCGTCGCGTTCGGCGAAAAGCCCGTGCCCCAACGGAATCCAGTGCTGCTCGGACACCGCCGGGTTGTCCGACAGCCCGGTGGTGGTCAGCTCGTCGTCGTGCGCGGTGACGGTTACCGGCGACACCAGCTGGGTCACCTTGGTCAGGTCGTGGTGGTTGTAGCGGGTGGTGCGATAGCTGCCGGCGTAGCGGGACAGGTCGCCGTCGGCGTGCCGGGTCGGCGTCGCCGGGTGCCGGTCCGGGTGCAGTGCCTCGACGACCCGGTCGACCAGTTCGCGCCGCGCGTAGCCGCCGCTGTTGTCCACCCCGTCGCCGTTGTACGCGACGTAGATGCCGAGGTCGTCGTCCGGCAGCAGCGCGACGTAGTCGTGATAGCCGGGCACGTCGCCGTCCTTGGCGATCACCCGGGTGCCGTCGTGCGGGTGCTCCTCGTAGATCAGCCCCATCCCGGGCAGCCGCTTGTCCGGCGTGAACTGCCGGTGCAGCAACGGATTGCCCGGCCGCAGCTGCTCGATCAGGTAGCGGCCGAGGTCGGTCGGTACCGCGGTGACGTTCGGGCCGGCCGGGGTCAGCGGGCCGCGCTGCCCGCCGGTGGCGACGGTGCCGTCGCTGCGGTACCCGGTGGCGAGGTGCTCGGTGCCGTTGGTCAGGCTGGTGTGCCGCATCCCGAGCGGCGCCAGCACGTGCTCCTGCACGTACCGTTCGTACGACTCGCCGGACACCCGCTGCACGAGGTAGCCGGCGAGCGCGACGCCGTAGTTGTCGTACGAGGCAAGGGTTCCCGGCGGGCGCACCCGCGCCGGCTGGTGCTGGGCCAGCCACGGCCCGAGCTTCGGCACCGGCGTACCGGCCGGGGTCGCGACCCCGAGCACCTGATCCTCGAACCCGGAGGTGTGCGTCAGCAGGTTGCGCACCCGGACCGGCCGTCCCGGGTAGCTGTCCCGGATGCGGAAGTCGAGGTAGGTGTTGACGTCCGCGTCCAGGTCGAGCTTCCCGGCGTCGACCAGCTGCTGCACCGCGGTCGCGGTGAACAGCTTCGTCACCGAGCCCAGGTAGAAGCGGGTACGGGCCGGGTCGACCGGGGTGCGCCGGCCCGTGTCGGCCACGCCGTAGCCCTTCGCGTACACCTGCTTGCCGTCGGCGACGACGACCACGGCGGCGCCGGGGATGTGGTCCTTGGCCAGCTGTGCGGTGATCACCCGGTCGGCGGTGCGGGCGACGGTCGTCGTGGTGTCGTCGGCGCGCGCGGGCGTCGCGATGCACAGGCACGCGGCCACCGCCGCGACGGTACCGCCGAGCGCGGTCAAGATCGCCTTCATGCCACCGAACCTAGGGCCGCGGCCATTCCGGACACAGCCGGCGATCCCGTCACTGTCGGGTGGGGGCAACCCCACCCGACAAGGTACGGCCGGGTGGCCGGCGGGTGCTCAGCCGGCGGCGAGCAGTTCGATGGCGCCGCGGCAGCCCCACAGCGGGGCACCGTGGGCCTGGTTGCGCACCGAAACCACGACGGAGCCGATGGTGAACCGGAACCGGTCCGGCGTCACACGGTCGGCCGCCGGGCAGTCGAGGGCACCTCGACTGCGCAGCGAGATCTGCAGCCCGACGGGATACTCCGCGTTGCTCGCGGGGAGTACCGCCTCGGTCAACGGCAGGCTGGTCGGACCGTTCAGCGAGAGGGGTCGACCGCCAGCATCCAGCGCGGTCAGCGTGATGGTGCCGCCCAGCTTGCACGGCTGCGCCGCCTTGTCGTACACGGTGAGGCCGCCGATCAGGTCCGGACCGCCGTGTTGCGGCGGCTCCAGTGCGGAGAACGCGGCCGCGAGATCGCCGGTGGCGCAGCGCGCCGGGCCACCGGGCGTCGTGTGCGGCCCCCCGCTCGGGGATCCACCGGACGGCGAAGGATCGCCGGTACCCGGCGTCGCGGGGGTACCTGCCCGCGGCGTGGCGGCGGTACTCGACGGTGTCGTGGCCAGCGCGCCGGGTGGCGGTGCCGGTGCGCGGGTCGCGACGGCCAGCGCGCCGCCGAACGCCAGCACGACGACGGCCGCCGCCGAACCCACCGCGTACTGCCGGTGGCGGCGCCGCCGGACCCGGTCGGCGACCCGGCCGAACAGGTCCGGTGCGGGATCGGGCCGGCGAGCGATCTCGCGCAACGCCCGGGCCAGCTCCGGCTCACTCATCGGTACCCTCCCCGGCCAGCTCCCGGATCAGCCGGTTGGTCCGCAACCGGGAGAGGGCCTTCGACGACTGGCTCTTGACCGTGCCGACCGAGCAGCCCAAAAGCTCGGCCACCGCTGACTCCGGCAGATCCTCGTAGTAGCGCAGTACCAGCACCATCCGTTGCCGCGGCGGCAGCGTCGGCAGCAGCCGTTCCAGCGCCACCCGCAGCTCCGTGTCCTCGGTCGGCGCGGCCGACTCCGGTACCACGGCGTGCGGTTGCTCGTTGCGCCAGCGGCGGCGCCCGGCGGTGTGGCTGGCGTTGATGAGCACCCGGCGTACGTAGGGGTGCGGATCGCCGCTCGCGTTCACTCGCGCCCAGTGCGGCCACACCCGCGCCAGCGCGGTCTGTACCAGGTCCTCGGCGCGCTGCCAGTCACCGACGAGCAGTCGGGCCAGCCCCAGCAGGTGCTCCTGCCGCGCCGCGACGTAGTCCCGGAACCCGTCCGGTTCCTTGCGCATCGCACCTCCTCGGGATGCCGCTGCCCTACACCACCACCTGGCGGCGGCGCGGGGTTGCCTCCGTTCGCCGCGTTCTTCCGGACGGTGGCACGGCGTCATCGTCCCGGTGCCCGTCGTCAGCCTCGGCAAGCCCGACGCCGGTACCTCTTGTGCGGCGGGCGCATGCCTCCATAGGGTGCGAATCACCGGATACGCGGATGGGTCGGGAGACGGAGGCCGCGATGCTGGTGTTGATCGGTGTGCTGCTGGTGGTGGTCGGTTTCGCGTTACGGCTCAACCCGCTCGTGGTGGTGACGGTCGCCGGCATCGTGACCGGGCTGCTCGGCGGACTGTCGCCGATGGAGATTCTCAACGCGTTCGGCACCGGGTTCGCCGGCAGCCGCTCGGTGACCCTGTTCATCATCGTGCTGCCGGTGATCGGCCTGATCGAACGGTTCGGCCTGCAGGAACAGGCGCGCCGGCTGATCGCCAGGCTCGGCGTGCTGACCACCGGTCGGCTGCTCACCCTGTACCAGCTGATCCGGCAGGTCACGGCGGCGCTGGGGCTCAACTCGATCGGCGGTCCGGCGCAGGCGGTCCGGCCGCTGATCTACCCGATGGCGGAGGGAGCGGCGGCCCGCCGGTACGGTCGGTGCCGCCGACGATGGCCGAGAAGATCAAGGGGTACGCGGCGAGCGCCGACACCGTGGGCGTCTTCTTCGGCGAGGACATCTTCGTCGCGATCGGCTCGATCCTGCTCATCACCGGCTTCGTCGATTCCACGTACGGGCTGAAGCTCGACGCGCTGCACGTGGCGCTGTGGGCGATCCCGACGG
This genomic interval carries:
- a CDS encoding serine hydrolase domain-containing protein yields the protein MKAILTALGGTVAAVAACLCIATPARADDTTTTVARTADRVITAQLAKDHIPGAAVVVVADGKQVYAKGYGVADTGRRTPVDPARTRFYLGSVTKLFTATAVQQLVDAGKLDLDADVNTYLDFRIRDSYPGRPVRVRNLLTHTSGFEDQVLGVATPAGTPVPKLGPWLAQHQPARVRPPGTLASYDNYGVALAGYLVQRVSGESYERYVQEHVLAPLGMRHTSLTNGTEHLATGYRSDGTVATGGQRGPLTPAGPNVTAVPTDLGRYLIEQLRPGNPLLHRQFTPDKRLPGMGLIYEEHPHDGTRVIAKDGDVPGYHDYVALLPDDDLGIYVAYNGDGVDNSGGYARRELVDRVVEALHPDRHPATPTRHADGDLSRYAGSYRTTRYNHHDLTKVTQLVSPVTVTAHDDELTTTGLSDNPAVSEQHWIPLGHGLFAERDGDARLAFDGDVLLDSESPSAAYQRLAWYQAPMLHLELLIAAILILAYALVAWPIAAIVQRRAGLLANLARWGGWGATVSAFAFLTLFAMVMSDAAALNEHITLNDSAVLHAAPVLLRVTFGFTALLLTGSVLAWVRRWWRLPGRIGYTVVTLAAVALCLVSAYYNLMLD
- a CDS encoding SigE family RNA polymerase sigma factor is translated as MRKEPDGFRDYVAARQEHLLGLARLLVGDWQRAEDLVQTALARVWPHWARVNASGDPHPYVRRVLINASHTAGRRRWRNEQPHAVVPESAAPTEDTELRVALERLLPTLPPRQRMVLVLRYYEDLPESAVAELLGCSVGTVKSQSSKALSRLRTNRLIRELAGEGTDE